A single Buteo buteo chromosome 17, bButBut1.hap1.1, whole genome shotgun sequence DNA region contains:
- the POMC gene encoding pro-opiomelanocortin: MPSAVWSSLPVVLGLLLWHPAGASGPCWESSKCQDLSSETRILACAMACRADLSAEAPVYPGNGHLQPLSESIRKYVMSHFRWNKFGRRNSSSGGGGHKREETAGGNPPPASPPAVPPSRREEEEGTGLEREEGKRSYSMEHFRWGKPVGRKRRPIKVYPNGVEEESAESYPLEFRRELALGGTGAPSEEEEEEEEEGQDEEKAAGGSYRARRFGWHMPLKDKRYGGFMTSEHNQTPLVTLFKNAIIKSAYKKGQ, translated from the exons ATGCCGAGCGCGGTGTGGAGCAGCCTGCCCGTGGTGCTGGGGCTCCTGCTCTGGCACCCCGCCGGCGCCAGCGGCCCgtgctgggagagcagcaaATGCCAGGACCTCAGCAGCGAGACCAGAATTTTG GCGTGTGCCATGGCGTGCAGAGCCGACCTGTCGGCCGAGGCGCCCGTCTACCCGGGGAACGGGCACCTCCAGCCCCTCTCCGAGAGCATCCGCAAGTACGTCATGAGCCATTTTCGCTGGAACAAGTTCGGCCGGAGGaacagcagcagcggcggcggggggcacAAACGGGAGGAGACGGCGGGGGGCAACCCACCGCCGGCATCGCCGCCCGCCGTCCCGCCGTCCCGCcgcgaggaagaggagggaacgGGGCTGGAGCGGGAGGAAGGCAAACGCTCCTACTCCATGGAGCACTTTCGCTGGGGAAAGCCGGTGGGACGCAAGAGGAGACCCATCAAGGTCTATCCCAACGGGGTGGAGGAAGAGTCGGCCGAGAGCTACCCCTTGGAGTTCAGGCGGGAGCTGGCGCTCGGCGGCACCGGGGCACCGTccgaggaggaagaggaggaggaggaggaaggccaGGACGAGGAGAAGGCGGCCGGCGGCTCCTACCGCGCGCGCCGTTTCGGCTGGCACATGCCCTTGAAGGACAAGCGCTACGGGGGCTTCATGACCTCGGAGCACAACCAGACCCCTCTAGTGACTCTCTTCAAAAACGCCATCATCAAAAGCGCCTACAAGAAGGGACAGTGA